One Bosea sp. 685 DNA segment encodes these proteins:
- a CDS encoding methylated-DNA--[protein]-cysteine S-methyltransferase, translating to MPGTVYTFTESPIGFLLLAGDGERLAYLGFPHGKGAIQPQAEWRRDASIFIDARAQLKAYFEGRLSRFDLPLDPRGTPFQMDVWRALTDIPPGETISYGELARRIGRPTASRAVGAANGANPLPIVIPCHRVIGSNGALTGFGGGIETKKWLLALERGSPPPAIEQLHLL from the coding sequence ATGCCTGGAACCGTCTACACCTTCACTGAAAGCCCGATAGGTTTTCTGCTCCTCGCCGGCGATGGTGAGCGGCTGGCATATCTCGGCTTTCCGCATGGCAAGGGAGCGATACAACCGCAAGCGGAGTGGCGACGTGACGCCTCGATTTTCATAGATGCGCGCGCGCAGCTGAAAGCTTATTTCGAGGGAAGGTTGAGCCGGTTCGATCTGCCGCTCGATCCGCGTGGCACGCCATTCCAGATGGATGTCTGGCGTGCTCTCACTGACATTCCTCCGGGCGAAACGATCAGCTATGGCGAACTGGCCAGGCGTATCGGGCGGCCCACAGCAAGCCGGGCCGTGGGGGCAGCCAATGGGGCCAACCCCTTGCCGATCGTCATTCCCTGTCACCGGGTTATCGGTTCAAACGGGGCGCTCACGGGATTTGGCGGAGGGATAGAAACGAAAAAATGGCTGCTCGCATTGGAGCGCGGCAGCCCCCCTCCCGCGATCGAGCAGTTGCACCTGCTGTGA